A region from the Algoriphagus machipongonensis genome encodes:
- a CDS encoding S9 family peptidase: MKKLISLFAMILAVFSSLNAQQKTNLELTDIFNLEYVTNPSISPDGSKVVYVRNFKDIMTDRDYSNLWISNIDGTQNRPLTQGNHNDVSPVWSHDGTKIAYRSNQQDEKMKLFVLYLDTKESVALTNSANPPGSVSWSFDDQELAFTQFVPKQKKSLLNIPAKPEGATWNDAPIYIDEMNYRGDGAGYYKSGNQQIFTIGLAGGTARQWTFDDNDYGIPIWTKDGKSLIFSANLHENHDLEPGNSDIYQLDLASGSIKALTSRFGPDGGPVLSPDGTQIAYTGFDDSYQGYQVTNLYVMNLDGSGIKNLTADLDRDAANPQWESNGKGIYFQYDEFGDTKIGHVALTGKIRTVVEGLGGLDLGRPYNAGDFSVSNTNKFAYTLGGADHPADLAVLSDGEVKRITALNDDIFSFRNLGEVEEIWWKSSYDGLKIQGWIVTPPNFDPNKKYPFILEIHGGPFAMYGPAFSYEIQQYAAAGYVVLYSNPRGSTGYGQEFGNSIHHDYPNHDYADLMSGVDAVIEKGYIDTENLFVTGGSGGGVLTAWIVGKTDRFKAAVVAKPVINWFTHSLYADNPAFFTKYWFPGKPWEEMENYMRRSPITYVGNVKTPTMLLTGEKDYRTPIAESEQFYAALKLQEVETAMVRIPNASHGLVNRPSMLMSKSASILSWFNHYRDSE; this comes from the coding sequence ATGAAAAAGCTCATTTCTCTTTTTGCCATGATTTTGGCCGTGTTTTCAAGTTTAAATGCGCAACAAAAAACCAATTTGGAATTAACCGACATCTTCAATCTGGAGTATGTAACAAATCCAAGTATTTCTCCTGATGGAAGCAAGGTAGTTTATGTACGAAACTTCAAAGATATCATGACGGATAGAGACTATTCCAATCTTTGGATTTCGAATATCGATGGGACACAAAATCGTCCGTTGACACAGGGAAATCATAATGATGTCAGCCCGGTTTGGTCTCATGATGGTACCAAAATCGCCTATCGATCCAATCAACAGGATGAGAAAATGAAGCTTTTTGTACTCTATTTAGACACAAAAGAATCAGTAGCTCTGACCAATTCAGCCAATCCTCCCGGATCTGTTTCCTGGTCATTTGACGATCAAGAGTTGGCATTTACCCAGTTTGTACCAAAACAAAAAAAGTCGCTTCTGAATATTCCTGCAAAACCGGAAGGCGCTACCTGGAATGATGCGCCCATCTACATCGATGAAATGAATTATCGTGGGGATGGAGCTGGATATTACAAATCTGGAAATCAGCAAATCTTTACCATTGGACTTGCTGGAGGCACGGCAAGACAATGGACTTTTGATGACAATGATTATGGAATACCTATTTGGACCAAGGATGGGAAAAGTCTGATTTTCTCTGCGAATCTTCATGAAAACCATGATTTAGAGCCTGGCAATTCAGATATCTATCAATTGGATTTGGCATCTGGTTCTATCAAGGCATTGACGAGCAGATTTGGCCCAGATGGAGGACCAGTGCTTTCTCCAGACGGAACTCAGATTGCCTATACCGGGTTTGACGACTCTTATCAAGGCTACCAGGTGACCAATTTGTATGTTATGAACCTAGATGGTTCTGGCATTAAAAACTTGACTGCCGACTTGGACCGAGATGCTGCAAATCCACAATGGGAAAGTAATGGAAAAGGCATCTATTTCCAGTATGATGAATTCGGTGACACGAAAATCGGGCATGTGGCACTGACCGGAAAAATCCGAACTGTTGTGGAAGGTCTTGGAGGTTTGGACTTAGGAAGGCCTTACAACGCCGGGGATTTTTCAGTATCCAACACAAATAAATTTGCCTACACTTTAGGAGGAGCAGATCATCCTGCTGACTTGGCAGTATTGTCTGATGGAGAAGTTAAGAGAATTACTGCCTTGAATGACGACATTTTCTCCTTTAGGAATTTGGGGGAAGTGGAAGAAATCTGGTGGAAATCTTCCTATGATGGTTTGAAAATCCAGGGATGGATTGTGACTCCTCCTAACTTTGATCCGAACAAAAAGTATCCCTTTATTCTTGAAATCCATGGTGGCCCATTTGCCATGTATGGTCCAGCTTTTTCATATGAAATTCAGCAATATGCTGCTGCAGGATATGTCGTGCTCTATTCCAATCCAAGAGGAAGTACTGGCTATGGGCAGGAATTCGGCAATTCCATTCATCACGATTACCCAAATCATGACTATGCCGACCTGATGTCAGGTGTGGATGCAGTGATCGAAAAAGGCTACATAGACACAGAGAATCTATTCGTTACTGGAGGAAGTGGCGGAGGAGTTTTGACAGCTTGGATTGTTGGAAAAACGGATCGATTCAAGGCTGCGGTGGTTGCAAAGCCCGTGATCAACTGGTTTACTCATTCTCTTTACGCAGATAACCCCGCCTTTTTCACGAAATATTGGTTCCCTGGAAAACCTTGGGAAGAAATGGAAAATTACATGAGAAGGTCCCCAATCACTTACGTGGGAAATGTAAAAACTCCAACCATGCTTTTAACAGGAGAAAAGGATTATCGAACTCCCATCGCTGAATCCGAGCAATTCTATGCAGCGCTGAAATTACAGGAAGTAGAAACTGCAATGGTTCGAATCCCCAACGCATCCCATGGTTTAGTCAACAGACCGAGCATGCTCATGAGTAAATCTGCTTCAATTCTAAGTTGGTTTAATCATTATAGGGACTCAGAATGA